A region of Thermoplasmataceae archaeon DNA encodes the following proteins:
- a CDS encoding shikimate kinase: MEVRCHGGISVISAFSQEVGSSAAIGLDLSVRFSLSLSPDGISREARKTLDFISAKYPGSQTPSLTIESNIPQSQGLKSSSAFTLAIVAGFLSINNIKISETELLQLSAQASLVNGTSLTGAYDDLCSSYYGGACLTNNRTMKILKRIRAPAGYLAIAYNPEKYRETRSIDTGEMKRAEESWKPLKKLVSGGYILEAATLNGMFVGEYTGLNGDIISYFRNMGARFVSQSGKGPAIFAVFQDRKRKDDAISQFPPSTGFKCVETTFTDEGMRVEKL; encoded by the coding sequence GTGGAAGTAAGATGCCACGGCGGTATATCAGTTATATCCGCTTTTTCTCAGGAAGTGGGTTCATCTGCTGCGATTGGCCTGGATCTCAGTGTGAGATTTTCACTGTCTCTTTCGCCGGACGGGATATCAAGAGAAGCGAGGAAGACGCTTGATTTTATTAGCGCAAAATATCCCGGCTCCCAGACGCCGTCACTCACTATTGAGAGCAATATCCCGCAATCACAGGGGTTGAAGAGCAGTAGCGCTTTCACTCTGGCTATAGTAGCTGGTTTCCTGTCCATAAACAACATCAAGATTTCGGAAACTGAACTCCTTCAATTATCGGCTCAGGCGTCCCTAGTAAATGGCACTTCTCTGACAGGGGCATACGACGATCTCTGCTCTTCATACTATGGGGGGGCATGCCTCACCAACAACAGGACAATGAAGATCCTGAAAAGGATCAGGGCACCGGCCGGGTATCTTGCAATTGCGTATAACCCCGAGAAATACAGGGAAACCAGGTCTATTGATACAGGAGAGATGAAAAGGGCAGAAGAGTCCTGGAAGCCTCTTAAAAAACTTGTTTCCGGCGGCTATATTCTTGAAGCCGCAACTCTGAACGGCATGTTCGTGGGTGAATACACAGGTCTGAACGGCGATATCATTTCATATTTCAGGAACATGGGTGCGAGGTTTGTCTCACAGAGTGGCAAAGGACCAGCTATTTTCGCTGTGTTTCAGGATAGAAAAAGAAAGGATGACGCTATCAGCCAATTTCCTCCATCGACAGGTTTCAAGTGCGTGGAAACGACTTTCACTGACGAGGGAATGAGAGTCGAAAAACTATGA
- a CDS encoding shikimate dehydrogenase — translation MKLCGVIGSPITHSKSSAIFNRIFSEHNIDAFYASLDIKSRELGIFVKASREHFCGYNVTAPHKIPILQHLDSMDPKAREIGSVNLVRITDGEAVGYNTDLAGFSFAVRDLDFNGKRILVAGTGGIFRTVGFHILNTSRPEAFHVASREPGNARKELAGTPVTGASKIISMTEASLHQYDVLINCTPIGTFPQVSASPFTDRTIDSAKIGIDVVYNPAVTKFLSRMAANGSRIVTGEDLFVYQAFETMKILFGNEVNLDDVRKILREVMSYE, via the coding sequence ATGAAGCTTTGCGGTGTCATAGGGTCCCCAATCACCCATTCAAAAAGTTCCGCTATTTTTAACCGCATCTTCTCTGAACACAATATAGACGCTTTCTACGCATCCCTTGATATAAAGAGCAGGGAGCTGGGGATCTTCGTTAAGGCTTCCAGGGAACACTTCTGCGGATACAATGTGACTGCCCCGCACAAGATTCCCATTTTGCAGCATCTGGATTCTATGGACCCTAAGGCGCGGGAAATAGGATCAGTGAATCTGGTCAGGATTACAGACGGAGAAGCCGTCGGTTATAATACAGACCTTGCTGGGTTTTCTTTTGCGGTGAGGGATCTGGATTTCAACGGAAAACGCATCCTCGTGGCTGGCACTGGTGGTATATTCAGGACGGTGGGGTTTCACATCCTCAACACATCCAGGCCGGAAGCCTTTCATGTAGCCTCCAGGGAACCAGGAAACGCGAGAAAGGAACTTGCCGGAACCCCAGTCACAGGGGCTAGTAAAATCATATCCATGACTGAGGCGTCACTTCACCAGTACGACGTCCTAATCAACTGCACTCCCATAGGTACTTTTCCGCAGGTTTCTGCGAGTCCCTTCACCGATCGTACCATAGACAGTGCGAAGATAGGCATAGACGTGGTTTATAATCCGGCAGTGACAAAATTCCTCTCCCGGATGGCCGCCAACGGTTCCCGGATCGTTACTGGTGAAGATCTTTTTGTGTACCAAGCCTTTGAAACAATGAAGATCCTTTTCGGAAACGAAGTGAACCTGGATGATGTCAGGAAAATCCTCAGAGAGGTAATGAGTTACGAGTGA
- the aroB gene encoding 3-dehydroquinate synthase — protein sequence MIHGCWKITGNAERSILSVNGDEISLIVGEKTVSHMVDEVDRYSHVVLMVSKTVEELFSDTIPKLKSIRGELTKITLNDGEALKSIRNYQKIMRVLIERGIPRDSLLVYIGGGTVGDIAGFVASTYKRGIDLMAIPTTLLSQADSCLGGKNGINFSGVKNAIGTFYNPKEIIVDVEFVRASPPDTIRDGLGEIVKHAIIGDHTMLNLLENADDLESLQKSEQLQRLISLSLKLKADRVSRDFRETHGERRDLNFGHTIAHAIESVSKNSIHHGIAVATGMLVELYMGETMGLTDRAVRSSLTALMNKYSIPRIQLRSLGLDSLVSFIRNDKKATDGRIAMRIPSDFGVMTDVSIDQEAIRSHIRSYMDSNESIARTSI from the coding sequence TTGATACACGGGTGTTGGAAGATTACGGGTAATGCTGAGCGCTCCATTCTGAGTGTTAATGGTGATGAAATATCCCTGATAGTTGGAGAAAAAACCGTTTCTCATATGGTCGACGAGGTCGACAGATACAGCCATGTTGTGCTGATGGTCAGCAAAACTGTGGAAGAATTGTTCTCCGATACCATTCCTAAACTGAAGTCAATTCGCGGGGAGCTGACAAAGATAACCCTGAATGATGGGGAGGCGCTGAAGAGTATCAGAAACTACCAGAAGATCATGAGAGTCCTCATAGAAAGGGGGATACCCAGGGATTCCTTGCTTGTATACATTGGCGGGGGAACCGTCGGTGACATAGCTGGTTTTGTGGCATCTACATACAAGAGGGGAATTGACCTCATGGCGATTCCGACCACGCTTCTGTCTCAGGCTGACAGCTGTCTCGGTGGAAAGAACGGGATCAATTTCTCCGGAGTGAAGAATGCCATAGGAACATTCTACAATCCTAAGGAGATCATAGTGGATGTGGAATTTGTAAGGGCCTCACCACCGGATACCATAAGAGACGGCCTTGGAGAAATTGTCAAACACGCGATCATCGGAGACCACACCATGCTCAATCTTCTGGAAAATGCTGACGATCTTGAGAGTTTGCAGAAGAGCGAGCAGCTGCAGAGACTGATATCTCTCTCTCTAAAACTGAAAGCTGACAGGGTCTCGAGGGATTTCAGAGAAACCCATGGTGAAAGAAGGGACTTGAATTTTGGGCATACCATCGCCCACGCTATTGAATCCGTATCCAAGAATTCGATCCATCACGGAATTGCAGTCGCGACCGGTATGCTTGTGGAACTTTACATGGGAGAGACGATGGGACTGACAGACAGGGCAGTAAGATCCTCCCTTACCGCGCTGATGAATAAGTATTCCATACCCAGAATACAGCTGCGATCGCTTGGCCTGGATAGCCTTGTATCGTTCATCAGGAACGATAAGAAAGCGACAGACGGCAGAATAGCCATGAGAATACCATCCGACTTTGGCGTGATGACGGACGTATCCATCGATCAGGAAGCCATAAGGAGCCACATCCGGTCCTATATGGACAGCAATGAGTCTATCGCGAGAACATCCATATGA
- a CDS encoding ABC transporter permease, whose amino-acid sequence MIRMPAFVRLTIRNLFVNTDPGTLVFLLGLPALYLLVMGNMFESLIHAIPVGTLEISYPVFVAPGIIAIQTFTAGNIGGGMLWADRRWGMFEQLMTGPFRRSDYLLGIVFLGVILSLAGSLIMVALSYFTTGNLMITAANSWIVILTITLATILFSSIFLILSILVRTMQAYQTITIFLFFILDFASTAFYSVTSLTPEPLRILSDANPLSYVSNILRDATVFGITSSTMFDLELVLALTVIFFAISMPLYGRIKPGT is encoded by the coding sequence ATGATCAGGATGCCTGCGTTTGTGAGGCTGACCATAAGAAACCTTTTCGTAAACACAGATCCGGGCACGCTCGTTTTCTTACTCGGGCTGCCAGCTCTGTACTTGCTGGTGATGGGAAATATGTTTGAATCACTCATCCATGCCATTCCAGTGGGAACATTAGAGATATCATACCCAGTTTTTGTTGCTCCCGGCATCATTGCCATTCAGACCTTTACTGCCGGAAACATCGGGGGTGGAATGCTATGGGCAGACAGGCGCTGGGGTATGTTTGAACAGCTCATGACCGGACCGTTCAGGAGATCTGATTATCTGCTCGGCATAGTATTTCTTGGAGTGATTCTCTCACTTGCGGGGAGCCTCATTATGGTTGCTCTGTCATACTTCACCACGGGGAATCTCATGATCACTGCGGCCAACAGTTGGATAGTCATCCTCACCATCACGCTAGCCACCATACTTTTCTCATCCATTTTCCTGATACTATCCATTCTTGTCAGAACGATGCAGGCATATCAGACCATCACAATATTCCTTTTCTTTATACTCGATTTTGCCAGTACTGCGTTCTATAGCGTGACCAGCCTGACACCAGAACCCTTGAGGATCCTGTCCGATGCAAACCCTCTCAGCTATGTTTCAAACATCCTGCGAGACGCCACAGTGTTTGGCATTACCTCGAGCACAATGTTCGATCTCGAGCTGGTTCTGGCTCTCACTGTCATTTTCTTTGCCATATCCATGCCCCTATACGGCAGAATAAAACCAGGAACATGA
- a CDS encoding ABC transporter ATP-binding protein — protein sequence MDQEYDYTVSVDNLVKNYGSGPNAVDDISFHVKKGEVYGFLGKNGAGKTSTIRVLTTLVPPTSGSVKVLGMDVVHRATQIRKRIGVVAQHESYDFASVERNMKIYGMLWQVPSETLSARMEELIELFDLARIRKHRAFEISGGEKKKLQVAREFLHDMDLLFLDEPTVGMDPIVRRRILDYVAKRARDGLAVFFTTHILEEADYLCDRIAIIDKGKILAEGTSQYLKENFGQLKTLEVEVSNHSEITKEDLLSGVDDLSGSREFRLDGSKITAVGKNMDRVLENLILYLNRKGLRADRISLRESTLDDVFLEVVSK from the coding sequence GTGGATCAGGAATACGATTATACAGTCTCTGTGGACAATCTCGTTAAAAATTACGGATCGGGACCAAACGCCGTTGACGACATCTCCTTTCATGTGAAGAAGGGCGAAGTCTACGGATTCCTTGGAAAAAACGGTGCAGGAAAGACCAGCACAATAAGAGTTCTGACGACCCTTGTCCCACCGACATCGGGTTCTGTCAAGGTTCTGGGTATGGATGTCGTGCACAGGGCGACCCAGATAAGGAAGCGCATAGGCGTTGTTGCACAGCACGAATCCTATGATTTTGCCTCTGTTGAGAGGAATATGAAAATTTACGGGATGCTCTGGCAGGTACCATCAGAAACGCTGTCTGCAAGGATGGAAGAGTTAATCGAACTATTCGACCTGGCAAGGATCAGGAAACACAGAGCGTTTGAAATATCTGGTGGTGAGAAGAAGAAACTGCAGGTGGCTAGGGAATTCCTGCACGATATGGACCTCTTGTTTCTCGACGAGCCGACCGTGGGTATGGATCCCATAGTGAGACGCCGAATTCTAGACTATGTTGCAAAAAGGGCAAGAGACGGGCTCGCGGTATTCTTCACCACACACATTCTAGAGGAGGCGGATTATCTCTGTGACAGGATAGCCATCATAGACAAAGGAAAGATTCTTGCAGAAGGCACCTCCCAATATCTTAAGGAGAATTTTGGCCAACTTAAGACGCTGGAAGTAGAAGTATCAAACCATTCAGAGATCACCAAGGAGGATCTCCTTTCAGGTGTGGACGATCTTTCAGGATCACGCGAATTCAGGTTGGACGGATCAAAAATCACGGCGGTGGGTAAGAACATGGACCGTGTTCTTGAAAACCTGATACTCTATCTGAACCGCAAGGGCCTGAGGGCAGACAGGATCAGCCTGAGGGAATCCACCCTTGACGACGTGTTTCTGGAAGTGGTCAGCAAATGA
- the pdxT gene encoding pyridoxal 5'-phosphate synthase glutaminase subunit PdxT encodes MKIGVLGFQGDVQEHVNALERVFSSREGSIVQIRKSGDLDGLSGLIIPGGESTTIFKLIKMYDIYDKIVRLAKKGMAVMGTCAGLIIISRETNDDRVKGMGIIDVEIMRNAYGRQIDSFIEVVDIKGIGKFPAVFIRAPIIERAGNSDIMAVYGGRPIMVRGENILGLTFHPELTEDLRIHDYFVSMAERGGVPVEL; translated from the coding sequence GTGAAAATTGGTGTGCTTGGTTTCCAGGGGGATGTTCAGGAACACGTGAACGCTCTTGAAAGGGTCTTTTCCTCCAGGGAGGGTTCCATCGTTCAGATACGGAAGTCAGGTGATCTGGACGGCCTTTCCGGGTTAATAATTCCAGGAGGGGAGAGCACCACAATTTTCAAGCTCATCAAGATGTATGACATATATGATAAAATTGTTCGCCTTGCAAAAAAGGGAATGGCGGTGATGGGCACCTGTGCCGGCCTCATAATAATATCAAGAGAAACAAATGATGATCGCGTAAAAGGGATGGGTATCATCGATGTTGAAATCATGAGGAATGCTTATGGCAGGCAGATAGATTCATTTATTGAAGTTGTTGACATAAAGGGAATTGGCAAATTTCCCGCTGTGTTCATAAGGGCTCCCATAATTGAAAGGGCAGGGAATAGTGACATAATGGCAGTGTATGGAGGAAGGCCCATTATGGTTCGCGGGGAAAATATCCTTGGACTGACATTTCATCCGGAACTCACTGAGGATCTGAGGATCCATGATTACTTCGTCTCCATGGCGGAGAGAGGTGGAGTTCCAGTGGAACTTTAG
- the gcvT gene encoding glycine cleavage system aminomethyltransferase GcvT, with amino-acid sequence MRRTCLYEEHTKLGAKMVDFHGWEMPLQYTRILEEHMAVRKNVGIFDVSHMGDIVIEGKDAAKFVDYIFPTRVSKLNNGESLYTAFLNEDGIIIDDTIVNRMTENKFFFVPNASTIDLIYNWAVKNSKGFDIKLNNVSYDIGCIAVQGPKAEEIIEGTNYHFPEQFKFSYEKSNHMNKITGKNDLIISGTGYTGERGVEIIGSNEDIVHIWQYLIKKIKEYNGLPCGLGSRDTLRMEKGMLLSGTDFSMNRDPFECSISFIVDEDHNFLGKEKLMKRKVSDMEIFRGFVLEDRSIPRAECIVTFGEKQIGKITSGTLSPVLDRGIGLGFVNKKYSKAGNECQVKIRDADHRGIISRPKIVP; translated from the coding sequence ATGAGAAGAACATGTCTGTATGAAGAACATACAAAACTTGGTGCAAAGATGGTAGACTTCCATGGATGGGAAATGCCGCTGCAGTATACCAGAATTCTTGAAGAACACATGGCTGTCAGGAAAAACGTAGGTATATTCGATGTTTCACACATGGGAGATATTGTAATTGAAGGAAAAGACGCTGCAAAATTCGTTGACTATATTTTTCCAACGAGAGTATCAAAACTGAATAATGGCGAATCCCTTTACACAGCGTTTCTGAATGAAGATGGGATCATAATCGATGATACAATAGTAAACAGAATGACTGAGAACAAATTCTTCTTTGTTCCAAATGCGAGTACAATAGATCTCATATATAATTGGGCTGTGAAAAACAGCAAAGGATTTGACATCAAACTGAATAACGTATCTTACGATATAGGATGCATAGCAGTCCAAGGTCCAAAGGCTGAAGAGATCATAGAAGGAACGAATTATCATTTTCCAGAACAGTTTAAATTCTCCTATGAAAAATCCAATCATATGAACAAAATAACTGGAAAAAATGATCTAATAATATCTGGAACTGGGTATACTGGAGAAAGAGGGGTTGAGATTATTGGTAGCAATGAGGATATTGTTCACATATGGCAGTACCTCATAAAGAAAATAAAGGAATACAACGGTCTTCCATGTGGTCTTGGTTCCAGAGACACACTTAGGATGGAAAAGGGCATGCTCTTATCTGGCACTGATTTTTCAATGAATCGTGATCCATTTGAGTGTTCTATTTCATTTATTGTTGATGAAGATCATAACTTTTTAGGAAAAGAAAAACTTATGAAAAGGAAAGTCTCAGATATGGAAATTTTCAGGGGATTTGTTCTTGAAGACAGGTCAATTCCAAGAGCTGAATGTATTGTGACATTTGGTGAGAAACAAATTGGAAAGATAACCAGTGGAACACTCTCGCCGGTGCTTGATAGAGGTATAGGACTTGGGTTTGTTAACAAAAAATATTCTAAAGCAGGAAATGAATGCCAAGTAAAAATACGGGATGCAGATCACAGGGGCATCATATCAAGGCCAAAAATAGTTCCATAG
- a CDS encoding NfeD family protein: MAVSNTTFDLTIILVAILFFFIGAWLGRLFVRYPFGHGPYTGKESMVGELAVVKTVKNDEYEISYDSQIWSAIPSEADTFSVDEKVKIIGNKGLKLIISKYDK; encoded by the coding sequence ATGGCTGTTTCCAATACCACATTTGACCTGACAATAATTCTTGTTGCAATATTATTCTTCTTCATAGGGGCGTGGCTAGGCAGGCTTTTTGTTCGATACCCATTTGGTCATGGCCCATATACAGGGAAGGAGTCCATGGTTGGAGAATTGGCTGTTGTTAAGACTGTGAAAAATGACGAATACGAGATATCTTACGATTCCCAGATATGGAGTGCGATACCTTCTGAAGCAGATACTTTCTCTGTTGATGAAAAAGTCAAAATAATAGGTAATAAAGGGCTCAAACTCATTATTTCAAAATATGATAAATAG
- a CDS encoding class I SAM-dependent methyltransferase has product MPSKRRLIVDAGSGTGIYTIALAKRGCDVILLDYSKENLKANREEIEKAE; this is encoded by the coding sequence ATGCCTTCCAAAAGGAGGCTGATAGTTGATGCTGGGAGTGGGACGGGAATCTATACCATAGCGCTTGCAAAGCGTGGATGTGATGTGATTCTCTTGGACTACTCAAAGGAGAATCTGAAAGCTAACAGAGAAGAGATAGAAAAAGCTGAGTAA
- a CDS encoding putative toxin-antitoxin system toxin component, PIN family — MKVVTDSNVFFRAILGRKAGTASKMVIDLIREGRVASYTCDALMGEIGRIVKSDPKLSKIDPVYFRQFMDNIDGWLSYIPMKNLEHDQKMLNRIGNDWYLIAICRSINADFIITYDKDLISMQSELKDHDDVEVLTSENFIKNYRK; from the coding sequence ATGAAAGTCGTAACTGATTCTAATGTATTTTTCCGTGCAATTCTTGGCAGAAAAGCCGGAACTGCAAGCAAAATGGTAATAGACCTGATCAGAGAGGGTAGGGTTGCATCGTACACCTGTGATGCCTTGATGGGAGAAATCGGAAGGATAGTTAAGAGTGACCCGAAGCTAAGTAAAATTGATCCTGTTTACTTTCGGCAATTCATGGATAATATTGACGGTTGGCTTAGCTACATCCCTATGAAAAACTTGGAACATGACCAGAAAATGCTTAACAGGATTGGAAATGACTGGTACCTTATAGCGATATGCAGAAGCATCAATGCTGACTTCATCATTACCTATGATAAGGATCTGATTTCGATGCAGAGCGAATTAAAAGACCATGACGACGTTGAGGTTTTGACTTCAGAGAATTTTATTAAAAATTACAGAAAATAA
- a CDS encoding C4-dicarboxylate ABC transporter yields the protein MKKNTLKTVGSEWFGIPISTLALAQVYLLIFNRENNPIYRDAGEVLSFTGLLIFAIIFVLWVIRGFSSQAKEGSHWDNLTRLSFIALIPIVGFVGNAQMISLFGINAFSAALSLFDFYLFYALSLVLGVLLGYRLYTKEIAPREISYAIVIPPLAIGTSVFLAPYVVNYYGGVQSQAISFLVIMGLGIFFFLYIFIGSLAMSGHVSTKMHESLPTTMLPVGIASLIVLNLFTISGFSAIGSLSISIHEVGLLAIMLWGFEVWNFLVVLIIMFARPSRGNLGVWAYGFPLGLFATSTLRIMTVINFPWMFWIFIVIAAMLNILWVYGWVNTVIFIRVQRTKSIKVVQGGHAQ from the coding sequence ATGAAAAAGAATACGTTGAAAACAGTGGGGTCCGAATGGTTTGGGATTCCCATATCTACGCTGGCACTTGCACAGGTTTATTTACTGATCTTTAACAGGGAAAATAACCCAATTTACAGAGATGCGGGTGAAGTACTTTCTTTTACTGGTCTTTTAATTTTCGCTATAATATTTGTGCTGTGGGTAATCAGAGGTTTCTCATCACAGGCCAAAGAGGGGTCTCACTGGGATAACCTCACCAGGCTCAGCTTCATCGCGCTGATTCCAATTGTGGGCTTTGTGGGCAATGCGCAGATGATTTCGCTTTTCGGCATAAACGCGTTTTCTGCCGCACTTTCTCTGTTTGATTTCTACCTGTTCTACGCGCTTTCCCTGGTTCTCGGAGTACTGTTGGGATATAGACTTTACACAAAGGAAATTGCGCCGAGGGAGATAAGTTATGCAATCGTAATACCTCCGCTGGCAATCGGTACCAGTGTGTTTCTTGCACCTTACGTTGTGAATTATTATGGTGGAGTTCAAAGCCAAGCAATTTCGTTCCTGGTTATAATGGGGCTTGGAATTTTCTTCTTCCTCTATATCTTCATCGGATCTCTTGCAATGTCAGGTCATGTCTCCACAAAGATGCATGAGTCTCTTCCAACCACGATGCTACCTGTTGGAATTGCAAGTCTTATTGTACTGAACCTGTTCACGATTTCCGGTTTCAGCGCCATTGGTAGCCTCAGCATCAGCATTCATGAAGTGGGCCTGTTGGCAATAATGCTTTGGGGATTCGAAGTTTGGAATTTCCTTGTTGTACTAATAATTATGTTTGCAAGGCCATCAAGGGGCAATCTCGGCGTATGGGCGTACGGTTTCCCACTTGGACTTTTTGCAACATCCACTCTCAGAATCATGACTGTTATTAATTTTCCTTGGATGTTCTGGATATTCATTGTCATTGCTGCAATGTTAAATATCCTCTGGGTCTATGGCTGGGTCAATACAGTAATATTTATCAGGGTACAGAGGACAAAGTCGATTAAAGTGGTACAAGGGGGGCATGCCCAATAA
- a CDS encoding carboxymuconolactone decarboxylase family protein produces the protein MEQINNFAKATLGKVPEIVGLLGNINEDLAMEQFRENQSLYLGRKSLDPKMLSLIAIAVSAANGQSNSVNIHFSLSKKFGTEPFEILDALKAAKMALMSSTMSTFKSSVPILEEIGHVNTKSEEATKIVNKIKAETGMEKLPENLIALSKFSFDLFTEHLKEKSELLSPFMLGSKSVYLISYAVSVSIQSEECSRTYLKQFLMAGGSIAEVEDALAVSRFITGNRAFITSIEMLRALATKPLEQ, from the coding sequence ATGGAACAGATCAATAATTTTGCAAAGGCAACCCTCGGAAAGGTGCCAGAAATTGTCGGTCTTCTTGGCAATATTAATGAGGACTTGGCAATGGAGCAGTTCAGAGAGAATCAATCACTGTATCTTGGAAGAAAGAGCCTAGATCCGAAAATGCTCTCTCTGATAGCAATAGCTGTTTCTGCTGCAAATGGGCAAAGTAACTCTGTGAATATACACTTCAGTCTTTCCAAGAAATTTGGTACTGAGCCATTTGAGATACTGGATGCGTTGAAAGCTGCAAAAATGGCCCTGATGTCATCAACGATGTCCACATTTAAATCTTCAGTTCCTATATTAGAGGAAATCGGGCATGTGAACACAAAAAGCGAAGAAGCGACTAAAATAGTCAATAAGATAAAAGCTGAAACCGGCATGGAAAAGCTGCCAGAGAACCTCATTGCGCTGTCGAAGTTCTCTTTTGATCTGTTCACAGAGCATCTCAAGGAAAAATCAGAACTTCTTTCGCCATTTATGCTTGGTAGTAAATCGGTATATCTGATTTCGTATGCTGTCAGCGTATCCATCCAGTCTGAAGAGTGCTCTCGAACATACCTGAAGCAATTTCTTATGGCTGGAGGGTCAATTGCAGAAGTTGAGGACGCTCTTGCCGTCTCACGTTTCATAACAGGGAACAGGGCATTTATTACTTCAATTGAGATGCTCAGGGCACTGGCGACAAAGCCATTGGAACAATGA
- a CDS encoding Lrp/AsnC family transcriptional regulator — protein sequence MKEIRLDSLDMQILEILEKDCTKSYREISEQTSRDLWTVRDRIVLLKRRGIIKGCRGEINYSEIGLKCRSLIIFNLPEEKIDPFISFAKNNHMFKRLSIATGQRRFYLEVIGNDCGEVREYARKVLPKYGVFDVIFEVVLDTPF from the coding sequence ATGAAAGAAATCAGGCTGGACTCTCTGGATATGCAGATACTGGAGATCTTGGAGAAGGATTGCACAAAAAGCTACCGTGAAATTTCCGAACAGACTAGCAGAGACCTTTGGACCGTCAGAGACCGAATTGTGCTTCTCAAGAGGAGAGGGATCATAAAGGGCTGCAGGGGTGAGATTAACTATTCAGAGATTGGCTTAAAATGCAGGTCGCTAATAATATTTAACCTTCCGGAAGAGAAAATAGATCCGTTCATCTCTTTTGCCAAGAACAATCACATGTTCAAGAGACTCTCCATTGCCACTGGACAGCGGAGGTTTTATCTTGAGGTTATAGGGAATGATTGCGGAGAAGTCAGAGAATATGCAAGAAAAGTCCTTCCAAAATATGGAGTGTTTGACGTGATTTTCGAAGTGGTACTAGACACTCCTTTTTAG
- a CDS encoding bile acid:sodium symporter: MADKVSSNTQGKPSKKGKVSALAEHVRKYLLLYTLLSVVFAIIFGYYTMQFTTANKGLFANLVIIFAIMTIYPSMIQLKSEGFLKELRSWRQILISIIYVFVISPVVAFIVAPSLGSSIGTGFVVSNIVPASSASLGYVLIAGGSIELATALAIVSLIVAVPAIPFILGLYSSQASVAIPIEPIMISILYILILPLIAGQITRYILMRWKGPVVTNKTSKKYLSLVTMLSMLALIFVMVDKEASVIITMPRLVGYLIGYQAGIIVGILLLSMIVSRFMHLRYEDHQAVAFISVSKNQSVAATIAVMALKGDSALAPAVIPMIQPVLAIIYIHLEKFVKRFLGDKSGNAIHPEEQEIGSERGGPEIVGGK, from the coding sequence ATGGCTGACAAAGTGAGTTCCAATACCCAAGGCAAACCATCAAAAAAAGGAAAAGTTTCAGCACTGGCTGAACATGTAAGGAAATACCTGCTCCTGTATACACTTCTGTCCGTGGTTTTCGCTATCATATTCGGATATTACACAATGCAATTTACTACTGCAAATAAAGGGCTCTTCGCAAATCTGGTCATTATTTTCGCAATAATGACAATCTACCCGTCGATGATACAGCTTAAATCCGAAGGTTTCCTGAAAGAGTTGAGATCGTGGAGACAGATACTCATCTCAATCATTTACGTTTTTGTCATTTCTCCAGTTGTGGCCTTTATTGTCGCTCCGTCACTCGGCTCGTCCATAGGCACGGGTTTTGTGGTTTCCAACATAGTGCCAGCATCAAGCGCCTCTCTTGGATATGTGCTAATAGCTGGCGGAAGCATAGAACTGGCAACCGCACTGGCAATCGTGAGCCTCATTGTTGCCGTTCCGGCAATACCCTTCATTCTGGGACTATACAGCAGCCAGGCCTCTGTAGCCATACCCATTGAGCCAATAATGATATCCATACTTTACATCCTCATACTTCCCCTGATAGCAGGCCAGATAACTCGATATATCCTCATGAGATGGAAGGGGCCTGTTGTGACGAACAAAACTTCAAAGAAATACTTATCACTGGTTACGATGCTTTCCATGCTTGCACTTATTTTTGTGATGGTGGACAAGGAGGCGTCGGTTATTATCACAATGCCAAGGTTGGTGGGTTACCTCATAGGCTACCAGGCCGGTATAATCGTCGGAATATTGTTGCTTTCAATGATCGTCAGCAGGTTCATGCACCTGAGATATGAAGACCACCAGGCTGTCGCATTCATTTCAGTATCAAAGAATCAAAGTGTTGCAGCAACAATTGCCGTAATGGCGCTAAAGGGAGATTCGGCACTGGCCCCGGCCGTTATACCCATGATACAGCCTGTACTCGCGATAATCTACATACACCTTGAAAAGTTTGTAAAACGGTTCCTCGGGGATAAGTCCGGAAATGCGATTCATCCCGAAGAACAGGAAATTGGTTCAGAAAGAGGGGGACCGGAGATTGTCGGTGGGAAATAA